In Methanocella paludicola SANAE, the sequence TTGAACACGTTGCTATAGTTATCGCCGATCTCGTTCAGCACCATGAAGCCGATGGCTGTGGACGTGGAGATGAACGCAATGCCCACGATCAGGGCGGTGTTCAGGTCGAAGCCGAGCAGGGCCGTGATGGCCGTGGCAGCGATGAATACGAGCAGGCCGCCGCATATGGAGATGAACGAGGCCCTATACACGTTCTCCTGCATGAGCTTCTCGAAGTCCACCGAGAGGCCCATCAGGAACATCATGAATAAAATGCCCAGGTTGGACAGCTCGTCGAGCTCCCAGGAGAGCCCTACGGCGTTCAGGATCATGGGGCCCAGGATGATGCCGGCGACGATCTGGCCGATAAGGGGCGAGAAGCCTAGCCGGCCGACGAGATCTCCCAGTATTTTACCCAGAAGCAGCATTAGCAGTAGCTCGAATAGTATGCTGACTTCGATCAATCCAACGGTCCCCTGTATAGCTTTTAAAAGAGCATGTTCCTATTTAAATTTATCAGTGGGCTCCCGCGATGGTTGCCTCTATTATCGCCTTCATCTTCAGGGCGTCGTCCTCTTGAAGCGGCGTCTCGCAAATGATCGTGGCATCGATCTTCCTCTCTTTCAGGATTTGTGCCAGCGGCTCGAACGGCGGCTGGCTGCCCAGGGGCAGGTGCCTGACTTCCCGGCCGTTCTTGTACTCCACGTTCGAGAAGTGCATGTGGAAGTTGTTCTTCTTCACGGGCTTCAGCTTATCGAAGATGTCCTCGTAGTCGTCTCTGGTTCGGAGCCCTCCGTTAGTTCGGGCGTGTACGTGGGACCAGTCGATCACGATGTCGGTGCCGGGCACTTCTCTCAGGATATCCAGGTAGTCGTCGACGCTGCCCAGCTCAGGCTCGTCGCCCGTCACCTCGAGGCCGATGAGAGCCTTGATCTTCTCATTTTTCCTGCTCTCGCTCAGCTCTACCAGGTGCCGCTTGAGAACTTCGGGCTCCTTTTCCCGGGCCGGATGGAATACGACGATCCTCGCGCCCAGCGGATCAGCAATACGCAATGACCTCAGTATCCAGTCCTTGCTCTTCTCCTGCGTGGCCTCTTTCTTGCTCGTCAGGTTAATGTAATAGGGCGCATGAACGGACAGCGCCAGCCCGCATTCCTTAGCTACGGATCCGCTCGCTGGAGCACTGCCAGGTGTCATATAGACGTTCCTGACGAACTGGACTTCCATGGCATCCAGCCCGACGCTGCACAAATATCGAATGCCCGCCTCGGTCCCCTCGCCCTTCGCATGGTACGGTATCCCGGCAATGCCTATCCTGATCATGAAGACTCCGATATAAGGGGGCCCTACGGCGTTATAAATCCTCTTATTTCCACGTGCGGGCCCGGCCATAAAAGGGGATTATCAGGTATATGCACTACGCTTTCAGCCTAACCGCAGCGCACGCCCGCGGCTCGCCGTTCATTACGGTCATCACGATTATCACTACGTTCGAGAACTCCTTACCGAGGGTGATAAAAATGGCGGAAGAGAGAAAAGGCGAAATGACCGTCGAGGAGGCCGGCCGGAAGGGCGGGCACAAGGGCGGCGAGAAGGTCAAGGAAAAATACGGGCCCGAGTTCTACTCCAAGATTGGCCACAAGGGCGGCCAGCGTGTAAAGGAGCTCATCAAGGAAGGCGAGAAGGTCGAACGTGAAAAGAAGTAGGCGGGCTTGAGGAGGTAAGGATATGGCGGAGAAAAAGGAAAGCAAGGGCGAGATGACCGTCGAGGAGGCGGGCCGGAAGGGCGGCGAAAAGACCGCAAAGACCCACGGGCACGAGTTCTACGAGGAGATCGGGCATAAGGGCGGCGAGATCGGCGGTAAGAAGGGCGGCCAGCGCGTCAAGGAGCTTATCGAGGAGGGCAAGGAAGCCGAAGAGAAGAAGTAAATGCGCCGTATTCTTTTTTTTATTTTGGATCTTGTGCGTTTTGGGATGATAAATTGCTTTTGCCAATGCACATACTCGTTTTTCCGCTATGCCGTCTCGGAGTGGTCCAACCACAGGGGCACGGAGCGCACAGGAGTTACACAGAGTTATTTATAGGTGGAGGCTCAGAGCGCACGGAGGACGGGTTTATACTTACCTGAGGCACTGAGTTTAACGAGGCACTGCCGAGGATAAACCGGATAGTTGTTTATTGGTCAACCGTGTCTCAATAAACTCTGTGCCCTGGGTAAGCCAATAAACCGGGCTCTGAGTCCTCTGAGTCTCAAATTATTAAAAAATAACTCTGTGAAACTCCCGTGCGCTCCGCGCCACTGTGGTTGCTCGAATTCGCATCAGCGAAAAGGACACTCAACGAAGGCATAACATTAAATGGTTAGAAAATGTTTATCCCAAAACCACGGATGAGTCTTTATTTTATCATTTTGAGTTTTTCAAGCATCTGCTCTCCGGTATTTACTGTGGCGGCACCTGAGGCCTTGATCCTGTCCAGGAGGGCCGTCGCAACACCATTCGTAAAATCCCTCGGCACATCCTTTTCGACCATGATGACGGGCGTTCCCGCCTCAAGGACGGCCTCAAGGTTCTTGAGATTGCCACTTCCGAACGGGACGTCAGAGATCACGATAATGTCGGCCTTTTTCATCAGGCCGACCACTTCGGAGTATGCCTCGGGTGTGATGGGCGAGAACGGGGCCTCGCTCACCGCATGGATATTAAGCTGCGAGGCGGTCTCATAGTCCGAGTCGAGCACGTTGAGGGCGCCCGTGGTCACGCTATAGCCGCCCGACCTGAGCAGGTACATGAGCTGTGTGCCGGTGCCGGCTCCGCAGACGAGGTGTACGGTGCGGCCGTTAGAGGTCCCCGCGGACTCCAGCGCGTTGAGTAATGTAACATAAAGGTAGCCGGTCAGGGGGTGCTTTTTCACCATGACGTTCGCCCTGAACGCCATGCGGATATTCTCCCGGGTGATAACGTCGTCAGGGCCGCCCGTGGCCAGTATCTTATTATTGAAGAGCAGGATGAGCCGGTCGCAGTAACGGGCCGCCAGGTTGAGGTCGTGCAGTATGATGATGACGACGAGGCCGCGCTCGTTCTTCAGCCTTTCCACGAGGTCAAGGATCTCTATCTGGTGGTTGATGTCCAGGTGGGATACGGGCTCGTCCAGCAGGAGCACGGACGGCTGCTGGGCAAGCGCCCTGGCGATGATGACCCGCTGCCGCTCGCCGCCGCTTAGCTCCACGAACGGCCTCTCCCGGAGGTGCCACGTGTTCGTGAGCATCATCGCTTCCCTCGCGATGCCGGCGTCCTTCAGGCCTTCGATCTCGAACCGGCTCATGTGGGGATTACGGCCCATAAGGACGACCTCGAGGCAGGTGAAGTCGAAATCGATGTTCGTGTCCTGGGGAACGACCGCCATGTGCCGTGCCAGCTCCTTAGGCGAATATCGCTCCAGCTCCTTTCCGCATAGGACGACCTTGCCCGATGAGGGCTTCAGGATCTTGCTGAGCGTCTTCAGCATCGTGGACTTGCCGCTCCCGTTGGGGCCGAGGATGCCGATGCACTCGCCCTTTTCGGCGCTGAAGGTGACGTTGTCGAGCACTTTGGCCGTGCCGTAGTTAAAGGAAAGGCTCTCGATGTCCAGCATGCCTATGTCACGCTCTTTTTCTTTCTGGTCAAAAGGTAGACGAAGAACGGCGCCCCGATGAGCGCCGTGATGATGCCGACGGGTACCTCGGTCGGCTGGATGATAATGCGCGAGAACGTGTCAGCCAGCGTTAAAAACATTGCGCCCGCCATGATGGAGGACGGGATCAGGATGCGGTGGTCCGGCCCCACGATGAGACGCATGATATGGGGAATGACGAGGCCGACGAAGCCTATGATCCCGCTCACCGAGACCGCCGCGGCCGTTATGAGCGACATGAGGGCCATGATGCCGGCCTTGATCACCTGGACGTTCGTCCCTAAATGCGCGGCCGCTTCGTCGCCCAGCAGCAGCGTGTTGAGGTCCCTCGAAAAGGCGAAGATGATGAAGCTGCCGAGGAGCGCCATGGGGAGCATGAGCCAGATATCGTTCCAGCTTCCATTCCACAGGGCCCCCATCACCCAGTAGACGATCTGGCTGAGCGAGTGGCCGCCGATGTACATCAAGAACGAGGTGACCGCCGAAAAGAACGCAGATACGGCGATACCTGAGAGGAGCAGCGTCTCGACGGGCAGCTTCCCTCCCGACCGGGCGATGTTGAACACGAGGAAAGCAGCGAGCAGGCCGCCTATGAACGAGCCAAGCTGCATGGCCCCGAATTCGAGCGGTATTAATGGCAGCGTAACGGCCATGCCCGCAAAGCCGAAGACGATAATGGCCGTCGCCCCGAATGCGGCGCCGGACGATACGCCCAGTATGTACGGGTCGGCCATCGGGTTCTTGAAGATGGCCTGGGCGGCCGTGCCGGCGACGGCGAGCGTCGCCCCGACCAGCAGGCCCAGGATGACCCTGGGCAGCCTTACGACCATTATGATGCCCGCCTCGCCGTCTGTCCAGGTCTTCTGGATGTGAATGTGATCGGATAGATACGGTATCTTAGATACGGCGTCGGAAATGATGATGAGCGCCACCTTGTCGACGCCGATGCTGGCGGGCCCGACGGCAGTGGCGATGACCACGACGCACAATAATAGCACGAATAGCACAATGAGGATGACCGCCCACCTGAACAGCTTTTTATCCATGGACCCACCGTTAGTTAAATAAAATTGATTATTCTCAACTTTACTTTATAATGTTGCCTGACCGATAAATAATTATTGCCTGCATAAGCATATGCCTGGCCCATAGTTGGACGTTCCGGCGAGAAATGATTTATACGCTCATGCCAAACATTTGCTCATGCCTTTAAAAGAGAAGCCGGCCGATGCCACGCCCGACGTGCTTGTCATAGATGATCCTCAGGACATCCGGCTGATCTTCAGCGAGAAGCACAACATGGTCCTGAAGCTGGTCGTGGAAAAAGAGATGTCCATCTCCGACATCGCCCGGTCTCTCGGGATAAATCCCGGCTCCGCCCATTATTATCTCAAGGAGCTGGAAAAGCACGGCCTGGTAAAGCAGGTGAGGTCAGAGGTCAAGGGCGGCGTCGTTAAAAAGTATTACCGCGCTGCCGCCCGGCGTATTCTCATGGATACGCCCGATTTTAACCGGCCCCAGTCGTCTATCCCGTCGGCGGACTTGACCGAGCATCTTCTCAGGTCGGTCGAATACCTGGGCTATTACGTCCGGCCCGAGGACGTCGAAGACGCGAAGGACCTGCTTTTACGGTATGATAACCGCGTGAAGGAAATGGTGTTCGACCTGGAGAAGTTGGGCCTGGGAAACGTGGAGGATAACGCCATCACGCTCCAGAACGCGTATTACCTGTTATTGAGCATTCGCTCGAAAAACGACCCCGAGATGGCCCGGATCTATAGCGAGTTCGATAAGCTGTTCCTTCGATGCGAATGACCGGCCTTTAACTTTCTTAAATGTTTGCCCGGCAATAAAAAGCGCATAACATGTGTCTTTATTTGCTTATTTTGTGCCTAATGTTTTAGTAAGGGCCGATAGTACCTTTTGTCTGGAGGGGTAATATGGTGAGGATAAGGGCGCTGCCCATCGCAGCCTGCCTTATTATAAGTCTGTCTTTAGTTTCAGTCCCTTGCGGTGCCATTTCTTTGGGTGCCGGGATCTTGTTCGATAAACACATCGGTGATACGATCAACTTCAACTTCGGGAAGACTATCGGCGTCGGTAATTCCGCTTTCGGCATTGCCGGCCTGAACGTGGCGGTTTCCTGGGGCGCGGACTATGACCTTGCGGCCATGGCCGGGTACCCGTATGGTTACGGCGGCGTCGGCTCCGTTACTCAGGGCGACATGGGCTATAACCTGGGCGTTACGGTGGATGCCGTGCAGGGTGCCGGCTTTAACGGCGCCGCGTGGGGCGTGCCCGTCGTTGAGCAGGATATTACCACTACGCACTTCGGCCAGGCTATCGCCGAGAGCGCTCAGATCAGCGATACGCAGGTGGCTTTCCCGTTCTCTGCCGGATATATTTGATATTTTGTATCTGGGGCTTTTGCCCCTTTTTTAAATTTTATGCCGGGTTTAATTTCCATTATCTCACTCGCACATCAAAGACCGCGAAGCTGGTTAAGTTCGCGAAGACTGTTTCGAGCCCTAAGACCGCCAAGCTTACGCGAAGACCGCGAAGATAATTTAAAATTTGAATTATGCAAAATTTTGGATAACTAATGTTGTCAGTTATCTCACTACCCTGTACTATGGTTTATTTTCCTTTTACTGTTCATAGTTTGCGACAGACTTACAGCGTCATGGTTTTGAACCACAAAGGCACGACCAGTAGTTACGTATTTGTTTTGCAATAGTATATCCTTGTTAGCGTCTTTCGCTGGGATGGTTCGGTTTTACAACACGAAGACACAAATTTCTTTTTTAGAGTTTTAACACTAAATCGTGAAGACACTGTAAACACAATTAAGCCATGAAAACTCAAAGCCTCTATTAAGCGAATTAAGCCGCTAAAACACGGCTATCAAGACACGAACGAATGACGTAAATCACGAAGTGCCACCAAACTAAGACAAAAAGTAAACGCCATACCAGCTTCCATTCGCCTGCTTACCAGATCATTACCGGTTAAGATTTTTAACCTTAACAACGCCCGCTATAACAATAGTTAATCTATTTGTCTTATTTTTGTGGCACTTCGTGGCTTAAGTCGTTCGTTCGTGTCTTGATAGCCGTGGCCTTGGTGTTCTAATTCGCTTAATAGGGGTTTCATGGTTTCATGACTTAATTGTGTTTACAGTGCCTTCATGATTTAGTGTTCGTAAAATCTAAAAAGAATTTTGTGTCTTCGTGTCTGAAACCGAAGGGCCGTACGTGAGACGCATCGAATCAGATCGATTAAAAAAGCGAACACGGAACTAGTGGCGACATCACAGAGATTCAGTAAGATTTTTTTAAATGTAAGATACCAGGCTCACAAAGGTAGCGCCTAAATTTAAATTAATAAGGTAAAAATCCTATATTTATCTTTTTTATAGTTAGTCTTCGCGGTCTTTGCGCAAGCTTCGCGATCTTCGGGCTCGAAATAGTCTTCGGGGACTTGCTCTTCTTAGCGGGCTTAAAACCCGGGCGATTCTAAAAGCTTATAGGCAGATAATCAACGATAACCTCTAATAAAATAAGGTATGGCGAGGGTAGGCCCCCAAGAAGCCCGCCCCGACCACCGAAGCACATTCCGGGCGTAGCGCCGCTTACATGAAGCCCATCGAAGGCACCGGCGAGCCGCCGATACTCAGCCACGGGTAGGCGAACTGGGCGAACTGCTCCTGGTTCTGGAAAGCGATCTGGCTCAGCGTGCTCGTCGCGTCGGCGTTCTGCAGGATCGTGGGGAACGAGAACCCGAGACTACTCGTACAGCTACTCAGGGTCGACGGGAACGAGATCTCGGCCGATTCCACGTCGGTAGCCTCCTGGAACATCGACTGGAAGCTCGTCAGCGAATTTTTCTCGACCATGGACGGGAAACCCCAGGACATGGGCACGAGGGACGCATGGGACGGCATCGCCAGGAACGCGATGAGCCCGATAGTAAGTGCAGTCAATACTAGTCTTTTTAACATAATATTACCCTCCTCAGATAGAAGAGTACGGTAGACATTTACTAATAAATTAGTGACTTTATACACATCTTTAAGGTCAATTTATTGATTTTTAACTAGCCCTTAAAGGTTTAAAACAATTTATTGGACGTATCCTGTTTCATTCTTGGTCAAGCGATTAAAAAATAAAAAAAGCGTTTTTACTGAGTGGGTTGTTTAAAAGGGGAGAGTAGTTGAGTAAGGGCTTTTATCTACCACCCGAAGCCGAAGCCCGGCAGCGATACATCGCCGACGCCAACGAACGGGTACGAGAACTCAGCGAACTCGTTGGTCTGCGCGAAGTCGGTGTGCGTGACTTCCTGGGTCTGCTCGACCGTCTGGCTAATGGACGGGAATGCCAGGTTCACCGGGCCAAAAGGCAGCACGTTGGATGAACCGCTTACGCTGACTCCATCCAGGGCGACGTCACCGACAGTGGAGCCGAGCGTGGTGCCGTCGCTAAAGATCGGGAAGTCTATGTTAACCGTCTCGAAGTCCGTAGCGAACGCAGTGTCCTGGTTGAAAGCAGAAGTATTGCCACTCTGCACGATCACCGGGAACCCGAACGAGGTCGATACCAGGTTTGCGCTGGACAT encodes:
- a CDS encoding TIM barrel protein, encoding MIRIGIAGIPYHAKGEGTEAGIRYLCSVGLDAMEVQFVRNVYMTPGSAPASGSVAKECGLALSVHAPYYINLTSKKEATQEKSKDWILRSLRIADPLGARIVVFHPAREKEPEVLKRHLVELSESRKNEKIKALIGLEVTGDEPELGSVDDYLDILREVPGTDIVIDWSHVHARTNGGLRTRDDYEDIFDKLKPVKKNNFHMHFSNVEYKNGREVRHLPLGSQPPFEPLAQILKERKIDATIICETPLQEDDALKMKAIIEATIAGAH
- a CDS encoding heme ABC transporter ATP-binding protein, giving the protein MLDIESLSFNYGTAKVLDNVTFSAEKGECIGILGPNGSGKSTMLKTLSKILKPSSGKVVLCGKELERYSPKELARHMAVVPQDTNIDFDFTCLEVVLMGRNPHMSRFEIEGLKDAGIAREAMMLTNTWHLRERPFVELSGGERQRVIIARALAQQPSVLLLDEPVSHLDINHQIEILDLVERLKNERGLVVIIILHDLNLAARYCDRLILLFNNKILATGGPDDVITRENIRMAFRANVMVKKHPLTGYLYVTLLNALESAGTSNGRTVHLVCGAGTGTQLMYLLRSGGYSVTTGALNVLDSDYETASQLNIHAVSEAPFSPITPEAYSEVVGLMKKADIIVISDVPFGSGNLKNLEAVLEAGTPVIMVEKDVPRDFTNGVATALLDRIKASGAATVNTGEQMLEKLKMIK
- a CDS encoding FecCD family ABC transporter permease; the protein is MDKKLFRWAVILIVLFVLLLCVVVIATAVGPASIGVDKVALIIISDAVSKIPYLSDHIHIQKTWTDGEAGIIMVVRLPRVILGLLVGATLAVAGTAAQAIFKNPMADPYILGVSSGAAFGATAIIVFGFAGMAVTLPLIPLEFGAMQLGSFIGGLLAAFLVFNIARSGGKLPVETLLLSGIAVSAFFSAVTSFLMYIGGHSLSQIVYWVMGALWNGSWNDIWLMLPMALLGSFIIFAFSRDLNTLLLGDEAAAHLGTNVQVIKAGIMALMSLITAAAVSVSGIIGFVGLVIPHIMRLIVGPDHRILIPSSIMAGAMFLTLADTFSRIIIQPTEVPVGIITALIGAPFFVYLLTRKKKSVT
- a CDS encoding helix-turn-helix domain-containing protein, which produces MPLKEKPADATPDVLVIDDPQDIRLIFSEKHNMVLKLVVEKEMSISDIARSLGINPGSAHYYLKELEKHGLVKQVRSEVKGGVVKKYYRAAARRILMDTPDFNRPQSSIPSADLTEHLLRSVEYLGYYVRPEDVEDAKDLLLRYDNRVKEMVFDLEKLGLGNVEDNAITLQNAYYLLLSIRSKNDPEMARIYSEFDKLFLRCE